Proteins encoded by one window of uncultured Draconibacterium sp.:
- a CDS encoding SDR family oxidoreductase, with the protein MKKIVINGANGYVASNFINELLLEKYKVVALARSNKKYTAEERVRAALVEMNDGKEVDFTNLEVHDYSLFEENFALPESELSEIFGGNIDYFHFAASLKFDIKSKEEIFGTNLQGVTNSINTFQKYSASESRFFFVSTAYSCGKVEGTFKEKFYENAEIDAFRNYYEQSKRYAENVIKDYMDNRGLNACILRLSQVVGNNKTGVTKTDYGIFDFSKRVQNLAKKYPDSVIRLKVDPESTQNLIPVDTVVTYLMSAVRAKQVPVILNMIAKNSIKNTDILGSISKLLPISLVPDMTLEKEQMNSLERIMAIGMSFTGAYINTNISFDTTNLDSIVKEEISEVSAESVNRMLAYFLNGDSTHQVNGIKAAV; encoded by the coding sequence ATGAAGAAAATTGTTATAAACGGAGCTAACGGTTATGTGGCTTCTAATTTCATTAACGAATTATTGTTGGAGAAGTACAAGGTAGTTGCACTCGCGCGCAGTAATAAAAAATACACTGCCGAAGAGCGGGTGAGGGCTGCCTTAGTAGAAATGAATGATGGGAAGGAAGTGGATTTTACCAACCTGGAAGTACACGACTATTCGTTATTTGAAGAAAACTTTGCACTACCTGAAAGTGAGCTTTCAGAAATATTCGGAGGAAATATAGATTATTTTCATTTTGCAGCAAGTTTAAAATTCGACATAAAATCAAAAGAAGAAATATTTGGAACCAATTTGCAGGGAGTTACCAATTCGATAAATACATTCCAAAAATATTCGGCCAGTGAATCGCGATTCTTTTTTGTGAGTACAGCCTATTCTTGTGGTAAAGTTGAAGGAACATTCAAAGAGAAATTCTACGAAAATGCTGAGATTGATGCATTCAGGAATTACTACGAGCAATCGAAGCGGTACGCTGAAAATGTAATTAAAGATTACATGGATAATAGAGGGCTGAATGCCTGTATTCTTCGCCTTTCGCAGGTTGTTGGAAACAACAAAACAGGCGTTACCAAAACTGATTACGGAATTTTTGATTTTTCGAAACGTGTACAAAACCTGGCAAAAAAATACCCGGATAGTGTAATTCGTTTGAAAGTTGATCCTGAGTCTACACAAAACCTGATTCCTGTTGATACTGTGGTTACCTACCTGATGAGTGCAGTAAGAGCAAAACAGGTACCTGTTATTCTAAATATGATTGCCAAAAATTCGATAAAAAATACCGATATCCTCGGCAGTATAAGTAAATTATTACCCATTTCGCTGGTTCCCGATATGACTCTTGAGAAAGAGCAGATGAATTCGCTGGAGCGGATAATGGCAATTGGGATGTCGTTTACAGGCGCATACATCAATACAAATATTTCTTTCGATACAACTAATCTCGATTCAATAGTTAAGGAGGAAATAAGTGAGGTTTCTGCCGAGTCGGTGAACCGGATGCTTGCTTACTTTTTAAATGGCGACTCAACACATCAAGTGAACGGAATAAAAGCTGCCGTTTAA
- a CDS encoding CDP-alcohol phosphatidyltransferase family protein, translating to MKKIYVRGENIVNLPNAISLYRLLAFPVIFYAALVGNESLFVWLLCISLVSDVADGNLARYLKQQTHFGAALDNLADICTYAMAILGLFIFKWADIEPHSWFLFLFLGLFVVSYIVSFARFGKIPGLHLYSAVSAGYVQSVFFFVLFVFGFYAWFFYLAVGWGIVAYAEKILVLFKLDDIKIGVKGLYWLIKAQKNAK from the coding sequence ATGAAAAAAATATATGTACGAGGCGAGAATATTGTTAATCTGCCCAATGCCATAAGTTTATATCGTTTATTAGCTTTTCCTGTAATATTTTACGCAGCACTTGTAGGTAACGAATCACTGTTTGTATGGTTGCTTTGTATTAGTTTGGTAAGCGATGTTGCCGATGGTAACCTGGCACGTTACCTAAAACAACAAACACATTTTGGAGCAGCGTTAGATAACCTGGCCGACATTTGTACTTATGCGATGGCAATTCTTGGATTGTTTATATTTAAATGGGCAGATATTGAGCCACACAGTTGGTTCCTGTTTTTGTTTTTGGGCTTATTTGTGGTAAGCTACATCGTATCGTTTGCCCGTTTTGGTAAAATTCCGGGACTACACTTGTATTCAGCCGTTTCGGCCGGATATGTGCAAAGTGTATTCTTTTTTGTATTGTTTGTTTTCGGATTTTATGCCTGGTTCTTTTACCTCGCAGTAGGTTGGGGGATTGTGGCGTATGCCGAAAAAATATTGGTACTCTTTAAACTCGACGATATAAAGATCGGGGTGAAGGGGCTTTACTGGTTAATAAAAGCACAAAAGAACGCAAAATAA
- a CDS encoding BamA/TamA family outer membrane protein → MKSAPIILLFLLLLSFVTTNTQDKLRDSWNERNARKEATIEAGKPWLSPMFAPAYTADAGLLISGGMLYSFRVNHNDSISQRSSLPATIFYSTKGNFGIQAHLKTFWMEDKFRFDASLIIRDKDNNYYGKGFEQIDGTRRSDTTTLYHETNSSFGIDFIYKIRPSVFVGASLRPAYIVTKDFAPPVEEDPYRARFADSYFLNGIGAQFSYDTRDMVVNAWKGVYLHLSSMFYDNLWGSKYDYQEYTLDARYYKTLTRPGNVVAFRFFTRSAYGEVPFTELSDFSGGKNLRGYLLGHYRDNTAAFLLGEWRYTFKKADGRLSKSGMVLWLGAGSIAPDVVSMSKWVPNGGVGYRFELQPRMNVCVDFGMGRDSKGVYFNFVEAF, encoded by the coding sequence TTGAAATCAGCACCGATAATACTGCTATTTCTCCTGCTTCTAAGCTTTGTTACAACCAATACCCAGGATAAACTGAGGGATTCATGGAACGAGCGAAACGCCCGAAAAGAAGCAACAATTGAGGCGGGTAAACCATGGCTTTCACCCATGTTTGCTCCTGCGTATACTGCTGATGCCGGTTTATTAATATCGGGCGGAATGCTTTACTCTTTTCGTGTAAATCACAACGATTCAATTTCCCAGCGCTCATCATTACCGGCCACAATTTTTTACAGTACAAAAGGTAATTTTGGAATCCAGGCACATTTAAAAACCTTTTGGATGGAGGATAAGTTTCGTTTTGATGCCAGCCTGATAATACGTGACAAAGACAACAATTATTACGGAAAAGGATTTGAACAGATCGATGGAACACGCAGATCGGATACTACGACGTTGTATCATGAAACGAATTCAAGTTTTGGTATCGACTTTATTTATAAGATTCGACCCTCGGTATTTGTAGGAGCAAGTTTACGGCCGGCCTACATTGTCACCAAAGATTTTGCCCCTCCGGTTGAGGAAGATCCATATCGTGCCCGATTTGCCGATTCGTATTTTCTGAACGGGATTGGTGCACAGTTTTCTTACGATACACGCGATATGGTTGTGAATGCCTGGAAAGGGGTTTATTTACATTTGTCCTCTATGTTTTATGATAATTTGTGGGGAAGTAAATACGACTATCAGGAATATACTTTAGATGCCCGTTATTATAAAACCTTAACCCGACCGGGCAATGTTGTTGCTTTCCGGTTTTTTACCCGCTCTGCCTACGGAGAAGTTCCGTTTACCGAATTGTCTGATTTCTCAGGAGGTAAAAACCTGCGTGGTTACCTGCTGGGGCATTACCGCGATAATACTGCTGCTTTCTTACTTGGCGAGTGGCGTTATACCTTTAAAAAGGCGGATGGCCGTTTGAGTAAAAGCGGAATGGTTTTGTGGTTGGGAGCCGGAAGTATTGCCCCCGATGTGGTGAGTATGTCAAAATGGGTACCCAATGGCGGGGTAGGTTACCGCTTTGAATTGCAGCCGCGAATGAATGTTTGTGTTGATTTTGGTATGGGCCGCGATTCGAAAGGGGTTTATTTTAATTTTGTGGAGGCGTTTTAA
- a CDS encoding phosphatidate cytidylyltransferase, whose amino-acid sequence MGNTITLSVVYFIAIILLLAFNELNYRRLKVKGEFTRKFAHFTATIAVVPFPYIFSSHWYVFVLALIFFAALFITQYSKQLNSIHDIQRKSIGSYLLPASIYLTFLMSNLLDNKFIFILPMLILGISDPMAAIVGISFKTNNHKIKVLGINTGKSIFGSGAFLLTSFVISLIALYFNRGIFDLKTFYVGLAVAVVSTIAELFSWRGSDNLTIPLGAAFTLLLLL is encoded by the coding sequence ATGGGAAACACTATTACACTATCAGTAGTATATTTTATTGCTATTATTTTGTTACTGGCTTTTAACGAACTTAATTACAGAAGGCTGAAAGTAAAGGGAGAATTTACCAGAAAATTCGCTCATTTTACTGCTACCATAGCCGTGGTGCCTTTTCCGTATATTTTTTCAAGTCATTGGTATGTATTTGTGCTTGCACTAATATTTTTTGCCGCTTTATTTATTACTCAATACAGCAAACAGCTAAATTCCATTCACGATATTCAGCGCAAATCAATAGGTAGTTATCTTTTACCGGCATCAATTTATCTTACTTTTTTAATGTCGAATTTATTGGATAACAAATTTATTTTCATTTTACCAATGCTAATCCTTGGGATAAGCGACCCGATGGCGGCCATCGTTGGAATAAGTTTTAAAACGAACAATCATAAAATAAAAGTACTGGGCATTAATACCGGAAAATCTATTTTCGGATCGGGCGCATTTTTACTGACCAGCTTTGTTATTAGTTTGATAGCCTTGTATTTTAATCGTGGTATTTTCGATTTAAAAACCTTTTATGTTGGTTTAGCAGTGGCAGTTGTCAGTACCATTGCCGAGTTATTTAGCTGGCGTGGTTCAGACAATTTAACAATACCACTGGGAGCAGCATTTACACTTTTACTATTACTGTAA
- a CDS encoding DUF6261 family protein, giving the protein MIEKIIVNSRTTEIHGTTRTINTSFQQSGLTEDITLAEIFTRLVTANDELGVAIDRSKAESILADKDDVRDEAVRAVGYLVQGYLYFPSQEVRAAATNVQKVFDKYGFEVIKESYVVESSHIVSMLGDLADRALSASIALLPGLSDNIASLQAAEDDFENTRAQFAEEEAEDSTKPNATTLKKNVVTIINDDLVQFLRYGERFQAATYGTFAATVAQLINDNNEQVKKRANKDTD; this is encoded by the coding sequence ATGATTGAAAAGATTATAGTTAACAGCCGCACTACCGAAATTCACGGAACAACACGCACCATTAACACTTCGTTTCAGCAATCGGGATTAACCGAAGACATTACGCTTGCCGAAATTTTTACCCGTTTGGTAACTGCAAACGATGAACTGGGCGTAGCTATCGACCGCTCGAAAGCCGAAAGTATACTGGCCGACAAAGACGATGTGCGCGACGAAGCGGTGCGTGCAGTGGGCTACCTGGTGCAAGGTTACCTGTATTTCCCCAGCCAGGAAGTGCGCGCAGCGGCTACCAACGTACAAAAAGTGTTCGATAAATATGGTTTTGAGGTAATCAAGGAGAGTTATGTGGTAGAATCGTCGCACATTGTATCGATGCTGGGCGATTTGGCCGACCGCGCATTGTCGGCCTCAATTGCACTGCTTCCGGGCCTTAGCGATAATATTGCCAGCCTGCAGGCTGCCGAAGACGATTTTGAAAACACACGCGCCCAATTTGCCGAAGAAGAGGCCGAAGACTCGACAAAACCCAATGCAACCACTTTAAAGAAAAACGTTGTGACCATTATAAACGACGACCTGGTGCAGTTTCTGCGCTATGGCGAACGTTTCCAGGCGGCTACCTACGGCACTTTTGCTGCTACAGTAGCCCAGCTTATTAACGATAATAACGAGCAGGTTAAAAAACGTGCTAATAAAGATACGGACTGA